One window of the Streptomyces asoensis genome contains the following:
- a CDS encoding PH domain-containing protein — translation MDTGSPGGVGTTAAGPEWIGLPPGLLRMRRLLLVVWLGLTAVGAGLLLGLLVGPAWAAFALLPLAGIGWGWVLLGRNWRSWRYAERADDLLISRGVLWREETVVPYGRMQLVEVTSGPVERHFGLASVQLHTAAAATDATVPGLDPAEAERLRDRLTQLGEARSAGL, via the coding sequence ATGGATACGGGGAGCCCGGGTGGCGTGGGGACGACGGCGGCCGGACCGGAGTGGATCGGACTGCCGCCGGGACTGCTGCGGATGCGGCGGCTGCTGCTGGTGGTGTGGCTGGGGCTGACGGCCGTCGGCGCCGGGCTGCTGCTCGGGCTGCTCGTCGGCCCCGCGTGGGCCGCGTTCGCACTGCTGCCCCTGGCCGGCATCGGATGGGGCTGGGTGCTGCTCGGCCGCAACTGGCGCTCCTGGCGGTACGCCGAGCGGGCCGACGACCTGCTGATCAGCCGGGGCGTGCTGTGGCGCGAGGAGACCGTCGTGCCGTACGGGCGCATGCAGCTCGTCGAGGTCACCTCCGGGCCCGTCGAACGGCACTTCGGGCTGGCCAGCGTCCAGCTGCACACCGCGGCCGCCGCGACCGACGCGACCGTCCCGGGCCTGGACCCGGCCGAGGCGGAACGGCTGCGCGACCGGCTCACCCAGCTCGGCGAGGCCCGATCGGCGGGGCTGTGA
- a CDS encoding PH domain-containing protein, translating to MAKAADTTETPDPPGTRPERPVTERRLHPFTPFRRAWAPIAVLVGWAVHDPNQAQEQLTRLTTTTLLIALAVLVPAASLYGFLTWWFTHFSVTDSELRIRTGLLFRRAAHIRLERIQAIDVSQPLLARIAGVAKLRLDVVGAEKKDELAFLGEEEARVLRAELLARAAGFAPETAHEVGEAPARELLRVPARELAIALVLTGATWGALVAALVVPPVLWLATHSVWTVLATGVPLLGAAGASSVGRFVGEYDWTVGESPDGLRIDHGLLDRTHETVPPGRVQTVRIVEPLLWRRRGWVRVELDVAGSANSVLVPVAPREAAEAVVARVLPGVSVPAGASLSRPPRRAGRCVPLWWRGYGIAVTDAVFATRHGLLRRSLALVPHAKVQSVRLTQGPWQRLWRLADVHVDTGADKTVTARLRDAQEAAELLRGQAERSRTGRLDARPDRWMA from the coding sequence ATCGCGAAGGCTGCGGACACCACGGAGACACCGGACCCGCCCGGCACCCGTCCCGAACGGCCCGTCACCGAGCGCCGACTGCACCCCTTCACCCCGTTCCGGCGGGCGTGGGCGCCGATCGCGGTCCTTGTCGGGTGGGCCGTGCACGACCCCAACCAGGCGCAGGAGCAGCTGACCCGGCTGACCACCACGACCCTGCTGATCGCGCTCGCCGTCCTCGTCCCCGCGGCCTCCCTCTACGGCTTTCTGACCTGGTGGTTCACCCATTTCTCGGTGACCGACAGCGAACTGCGCATCCGGACCGGCCTGCTGTTCCGGCGCGCCGCGCACATCCGGCTGGAACGCATCCAGGCGATCGACGTCAGTCAGCCGCTGCTCGCGCGGATCGCGGGCGTCGCGAAGCTCCGGCTCGACGTGGTCGGCGCCGAGAAGAAGGACGAACTGGCCTTCCTGGGCGAGGAGGAGGCCCGGGTGCTGCGGGCGGAGCTGCTCGCGCGGGCGGCGGGTTTCGCGCCGGAGACGGCGCACGAGGTGGGCGAGGCGCCCGCGCGCGAGCTGCTGCGCGTACCGGCGCGCGAGCTCGCGATCGCCCTGGTACTGACCGGCGCGACCTGGGGCGCGCTGGTCGCCGCGCTCGTCGTGCCGCCGGTGCTGTGGCTGGCCACCCACAGCGTGTGGACGGTTCTCGCGACCGGCGTGCCGCTGCTCGGCGCGGCGGGCGCGAGCAGCGTCGGACGGTTCGTCGGCGAGTACGACTGGACGGTCGGCGAGTCCCCGGACGGGCTGCGGATCGACCATGGGCTGCTGGACCGTACGCACGAGACGGTGCCGCCCGGGCGGGTGCAGACCGTGCGGATCGTGGAGCCGCTGCTGTGGCGGCGGCGCGGGTGGGTCCGGGTCGAGCTCGACGTGGCCGGCTCGGCCAACTCCGTACTGGTGCCGGTCGCCCCGCGCGAGGCCGCGGAGGCCGTCGTCGCGCGCGTGCTGCCCGGGGTGAGCGTCCCGGCCGGGGCCTCGCTGTCGCGGCCGCCGCGGCGGGCCGGGCGGTGTGTGCCGCTGTGGTGGCGGGGCTACGGGATCGCCGTCACGGACGCGGTGTTCGCCACCCGGCACGGACTGCTGCGCCGCAGCCTGGCGCTCGTCCCGCACGCCAAGGTGCAGAGCGTGCGGCTGACGCAAGGGCCCTGGCAGCGCCTCTGGCGGCTCGCGGATGTCCATGTGGACACGGGCGCCGACAAGACCGTCACAGCCCGGCTGCGGGACGCACAGGAGGCCGCGGAGCTGCTGCGCGGGCAGGCCGAACGGTCACGGACCGGGCGCCTGGACGCCCGGCCCGACCGGTGGATGGCGTAG
- a CDS encoding sensor histidine kinase, with the protein MQRLYDFLRRHPTGVDGFWALVLFGISAAAGTAGQDRGGTDSMALLVPVVFLLCLVIALRRRMPEQMLVLAAVLGLAQLVLNVGVTAADFALLVIVYTVAATGARWASRLALVMALSAATLAQVRWPHENASVPSQVAVIVFQTVPFALAWVLGDSIRTRRAYFAQLEERAARLEKEREAQAKVAVAAERARIARELHDVVAHNVSVMVVQADGAAYVLDTAPDQAKKALETISSTGRQALAEMRRLLGVLRTGEHQEGGEYVPQPDVEQIEDLVEQCRGSGLPVDFKVEGTPRPLPSGVELTAYRIVQEALTNTRKHGGPNTGASVRLVYFDDGLGLLVEDDGKGAPHELYEEGGADGAGHGLIGMRERVGMVGGTLDAGPRPGGGFRISALLPLKPAH; encoded by the coding sequence GTGCAGCGCCTCTATGACTTCCTCCGCAGACACCCGACAGGGGTGGACGGCTTCTGGGCCCTCGTCCTGTTCGGGATCTCCGCGGCTGCCGGAACCGCGGGCCAGGACCGCGGCGGCACCGACTCCATGGCGCTGCTGGTGCCGGTCGTGTTCCTGTTGTGCCTGGTCATCGCGTTGCGTCGGCGCATGCCCGAGCAGATGCTCGTGCTCGCCGCCGTGCTCGGGCTGGCTCAGCTGGTGCTGAACGTCGGGGTCACGGCGGCCGACTTCGCCCTGCTGGTGATCGTCTACACGGTCGCCGCGACCGGCGCCCGCTGGGCTTCCCGGCTCGCACTGGTCATGGCCCTGAGCGCGGCCACGCTGGCGCAGGTGCGCTGGCCGCACGAGAACGCCAGTGTGCCGAGTCAGGTCGCGGTCATCGTCTTCCAGACCGTGCCGTTCGCCCTCGCCTGGGTGCTGGGCGACTCCATTCGCACCCGTCGCGCGTACTTCGCGCAGTTGGAGGAGCGCGCGGCCCGCCTGGAGAAGGAGCGCGAGGCGCAGGCGAAGGTCGCGGTCGCCGCCGAGCGCGCCCGCATCGCGCGGGAGCTGCACGACGTCGTCGCGCACAACGTGTCGGTGATGGTGGTGCAGGCCGACGGCGCCGCCTATGTCCTCGACACAGCGCCCGACCAGGCGAAGAAGGCCCTGGAGACGATCTCCTCCACGGGCCGCCAGGCCCTCGCCGAGATGCGCCGCCTGCTGGGCGTGCTGCGCACCGGTGAGCACCAGGAGGGCGGCGAGTACGTGCCGCAGCCGGACGTCGAGCAGATCGAGGACCTCGTCGAGCAGTGCCGCGGCTCGGGCCTGCCCGTGGACTTCAAGGTAGAGGGCACGCCGCGGCCGCTGCCCAGTGGCGTCGAGCTGACGGCGTACCGCATCGTGCAGGAGGCGCTGACCAACACGCGCAAGCACGGGGGGCCCAATACGGGCGCGAGCGTGCGCCTGGTCTACTTCGACGACGGCCTCGGCCTGCTCGTCGAGGACGACGGCAAGGGCGCCCCGCACGAGCTGTACGAGGAGGGCGGCGCCGACGGCGCGGGTCATGGCCTGATCGGCATGCGCGAGCGGGTCGGCATGGTGGGCGGCACCCTGGACGCGGGCCCGCGGCCCGGCGGAGGATTCCGCATCAGCGCCCTGCTCCCGCTCAAACCCGCGCACTGA
- a CDS encoding NADH-quinone oxidoreductase subunit D — MTPTTETTVGIGGAAESTDMVLNIGPQHPSTHGVLRLRLVLDGERIRRAEPVIGYMHRGAEKLFEARDYRQIVMLANRHDWLSAFSNELGVVLAVERMLGMEVPPRAVWTRTLLAELNRVLNHLMFLGSYPLELGGITPVFYAFREREVLQNVMEEVSGGRMHYMFNRVGGLKEDLPAGWAARARGAVAAVRSRMDVFDDLVVGNEIFRGRTRDVGTLAPEHVHAYGVSGPIARASGVDFDLRRDEPYLAYGELRDTLKVVTRTEGDCLARFECLLEQTHNALDLADACLDRLAELPPGPINQRLPKVLKAPEGHTYAWTENPLGINGYYLVSKGEKTPYRLKLRSASFNNIQALAELLPGTLVSDMVAILGSMFFVVGDIDK; from the coding sequence ATGACTCCTACGACGGAGACCACGGTCGGGATCGGCGGTGCCGCGGAGAGCACCGACATGGTGCTCAACATCGGCCCCCAGCATCCCTCCACGCACGGTGTGCTGCGGCTGCGGCTCGTCCTGGACGGTGAGCGCATCCGGCGGGCGGAGCCGGTGATCGGCTATATGCACCGCGGCGCGGAGAAGCTGTTCGAGGCACGCGACTACCGCCAGATCGTCATGCTGGCCAACCGCCACGACTGGCTGTCGGCGTTCTCGAACGAGCTGGGCGTGGTCCTCGCGGTGGAGCGGATGCTCGGCATGGAGGTCCCCCCGCGCGCGGTGTGGACGCGTACCCTGCTTGCCGAGCTGAACCGGGTGCTGAACCACCTGATGTTCCTGGGGTCCTACCCCCTGGAGCTGGGCGGCATCACCCCGGTCTTCTACGCCTTCCGTGAGCGCGAAGTGCTCCAGAACGTGATGGAGGAGGTCTCCGGCGGGCGCATGCACTACATGTTCAACCGCGTCGGCGGCCTCAAGGAGGACCTGCCGGCCGGATGGGCCGCACGCGCGCGTGGCGCCGTCGCCGCCGTGCGCTCGCGCATGGACGTCTTCGACGACCTGGTGGTCGGCAACGAGATCTTCCGGGGGCGCACGCGGGACGTGGGAACGCTCGCGCCGGAGCACGTGCACGCGTACGGCGTGAGCGGGCCGATCGCGCGCGCCTCGGGTGTCGACTTCGACCTGCGCCGGGACGAGCCCTATCTCGCGTACGGGGAGCTGCGGGACACCCTCAAGGTGGTGACCCGGACCGAGGGCGACTGCCTCGCGCGCTTCGAATGCCTCCTGGAGCAGACGCACAACGCGCTCGACCTCGCGGACGCCTGCCTGGACCGTCTCGCGGAGCTGCCGCCCGGTCCGATCAACCAGCGGCTCCCGAAGGTCCTCAAGGCGCCCGAGGGACACACGTACGCGTGGACCGAGAACCCTCTCGGCATCAACGGCTACTACCTCGTCAGCAAGGGCGAGAAGACCCCGTACCGGCTGAAGCTTCGCTCGGCCTCGTTCAACAACATCCAGGCGCTCGCCGAACTGCTGCCGGGCACGCTGGTCTCGGACATGGTGGCGATCCTGGGATCGATGTTCTTCGTGGTGGGGGACATCGACAAGTAG
- the panC gene encoding pantoate--beta-alanine ligase, whose amino-acid sequence MTTTLLRTAAELHARTRGGRRAVVMTMGALHEGHATLVRTARELAGPDGEVVVTVFVNPLQFGQGEDLDRYPRTLDADLKLAEQAGADAVFAPSVDEVYPGGEPQVRVTAGPMGERLEGSSRPGHFDGMLTVVAKLLHLTRPDIALFGQKDAQQLALIRRMTRDLNFGVEIVAVPTVREEDGLALSSRNRYLSAAGRRTALALSQALFAGRDRHAAQEALRARARQVPATRARAEALSAIGESRAAADAHAVAKAAPGNPAAIRAAARLVLDEAARLDPPLELDYLALVDPSDFTEITELEDDFTGEAVLAVAARVGTTRLIDNLPLTFGAAS is encoded by the coding sequence ATGACCACCACCCTGCTGCGCACCGCCGCCGAACTGCACGCACGCACGCGTGGCGGCCGCCGGGCCGTCGTGATGACCATGGGCGCCCTGCACGAGGGCCATGCCACCCTCGTCCGCACCGCCCGGGAACTCGCCGGGCCGGACGGCGAGGTCGTCGTCACGGTCTTCGTCAACCCGCTCCAGTTCGGCCAGGGCGAGGACCTCGACCGCTACCCGCGCACCCTGGACGCCGATCTCAAGCTCGCCGAGCAGGCCGGCGCGGACGCCGTGTTCGCCCCGTCCGTGGACGAGGTCTACCCGGGCGGCGAGCCCCAGGTACGGGTCACCGCGGGCCCCATGGGGGAGCGGCTCGAGGGCAGCTCCCGCCCCGGACACTTCGACGGCATGCTCACCGTCGTCGCCAAGCTGCTGCACCTCACCCGGCCCGACATCGCCCTCTTCGGGCAGAAGGACGCCCAGCAGCTCGCCCTGATCCGCCGCATGACACGGGACCTGAACTTCGGCGTGGAGATCGTCGCCGTGCCCACCGTGCGCGAGGAGGACGGGCTGGCCCTGTCCAGCCGCAACCGCTATCTGTCCGCCGCGGGCCGGCGCACCGCGCTCGCGCTCTCCCAGGCCCTGTTCGCGGGCCGCGACCGGCATGCCGCGCAGGAGGCGCTGCGGGCCCGCGCGCGTCAGGTGCCCGCCACGCGCGCGCGTGCCGAGGCGCTCAGTGCCATAGGGGAGTCCCGCGCGGCGGCCGACGCGCACGCCGTCGCCAAGGCCGCCCCCGGCAACCCGGCGGCCATCCGCGCGGCGGCCCGCCTGGTCCTCGACGAGGCCGCCCGGCTGGACCCGCCGCTGGAACTGGACTACCTCGCGCTGGTCGACCCCTCGGACTTCACGGAGATCACCGAGCTCGAGGACGACTTCACCGGCGAGGCCGTCCTCGCCGTCGCCGCCAGGGTCGGGACGACCCGGCTGATCGACAACCTCCCCCTCACCTTCGGAGCCGCCTCGTGA
- a CDS encoding Rossmann-like and DUF2520 domain-containing protein: MSTAQQPDPRDRPARLAVGVVGAGRVGPALAASLQLAGHRPVAVSGVSDASRRRAALLLPDVPLVPPAEVLQRADLVLLTVPDDALPGLVEGLAETGAVRPGQLIVHTSGRYGAKVLDPVLRAGGLPLALHPAMTFTGSPVDVQRLAGCSFGVTAPDELRLAAEALVIEMGGEPEWIAEESRPLYHAALALGANHLVTLVAQSMELLRTAGVEAPDRMLGPLLGAALDNALRSGDGALTGPVARGDAGTVAAHVAELREHAPQTVAGYLAMARATADRALAHGLLKPELAEDLLGVLADEAHGTPGNPGAPGTHGTEGDAG; the protein is encoded by the coding sequence GTGAGTACAGCCCAACAGCCAGACCCCAGGGACCGCCCCGCGCGGCTCGCCGTCGGCGTCGTCGGCGCCGGCCGGGTGGGCCCCGCCCTGGCCGCGTCCCTCCAGCTCGCCGGGCACCGCCCGGTCGCCGTCTCCGGTGTCTCCGACGCCTCCAGGCGGCGAGCCGCGCTGCTGCTGCCCGACGTGCCCCTCGTCCCGCCCGCCGAGGTCCTCCAGCGTGCCGACCTGGTGCTGCTGACCGTCCCCGACGACGCCCTGCCCGGGCTCGTGGAAGGCCTCGCCGAGACCGGCGCCGTACGGCCCGGCCAGCTGATCGTGCACACCTCGGGGCGGTACGGCGCGAAGGTCCTCGACCCGGTCCTGCGCGCGGGCGGGCTGCCGTTGGCCCTGCACCCGGCGATGACCTTCACGGGCAGCCCCGTCGACGTCCAGCGCCTGGCGGGCTGCTCCTTCGGCGTCACCGCGCCCGACGAGTTGCGGCTGGCCGCCGAGGCCCTGGTGATCGAGATGGGCGGCGAGCCGGAGTGGATCGCCGAGGAGAGCCGGCCGCTCTACCACGCGGCCCTCGCCCTGGGCGCGAATCACCTGGTCACACTGGTCGCCCAGTCCATGGAGCTGCTGCGGACGGCCGGCGTCGAGGCGCCCGACCGGATGCTCGGCCCGCTGCTCGGCGCCGCCCTCGACAACGCGCTGCGCTCCGGCGACGGCGCGCTCACCGGCCCCGTCGCGCGCGGAGACGCGGGCACGGTCGCCGCGCACGTCGCCGAGCTGCGCGAGCACGCCCCGCAGACCGTGGCCGGCTACCTGGCGATGGCCCGCGCGACCGCCGACCGTGCGCTCGCCCACGGGCTCCTCAAGCCCGAGCTCGCCGAGGACCTCCTCGGGGTACTCGCCGACGAAGCCCACGGCACCCCCGGAAACCCCGGTGCCCCCGGCACGCACGGCACCGAAGGAGATGCCGGATGA
- a CDS encoding SAM-dependent methyltransferase — protein sequence MVDKVTGSGEWRGWRAATQAALYGVDGTGGFYRRSEGPAGHFRTSVHASPLFAEAVARLLCRVDEALGRPSSLDFVDMAAGRGELVTAVLAALPADVAARTRAYAVEFADRPAGLAHRIEWLPEPPRQLTGLLFANEWLDNVPVEVAEVDSAGVARRVLVRDTGTERLGEQVSGAEAEWLARWWPTAGEEGLRAEIGLPRDTAWASAVSCLEGGLAVAVDYAHTADARPPFGTLTGFLEGRETAPVPDGSRDITAHVALDACAEAGAIAGKGAARAPVGARLLTQRAALRALGIMGARPPLALASTDPSAYVRALAGAGEAAELIAPGGLGDFGWLLQPVGIPHPLAPGPETG from the coding sequence GTGGTGGACAAGGTGACGGGCTCGGGCGAGTGGCGCGGCTGGCGGGCGGCGACGCAGGCGGCGCTGTACGGCGTGGACGGAACGGGCGGCTTCTACCGGCGCTCCGAGGGCCCGGCCGGGCACTTCCGTACGTCCGTGCACGCGTCGCCGCTGTTCGCCGAGGCCGTGGCCCGGCTGCTGTGCCGGGTCGACGAGGCGCTCGGCCGGCCCTCGTCGCTCGACTTCGTCGACATGGCCGCCGGGCGGGGCGAGCTGGTCACCGCAGTGCTGGCCGCGCTCCCCGCCGATGTGGCGGCACGCACACGCGCGTACGCCGTGGAGTTCGCCGACCGCCCTGCGGGCCTCGCTCACCGGATCGAGTGGCTGCCCGAGCCACCACGGCAGCTCACCGGACTGCTGTTCGCCAACGAGTGGCTGGACAACGTGCCCGTCGAGGTCGCGGAGGTCGACTCCGCGGGCGTGGCTCGACGGGTGCTCGTCCGGGACACCGGGACCGAGCGGCTCGGGGAGCAGGTGTCCGGCGCGGAGGCGGAGTGGCTCGCGCGGTGGTGGCCGACGGCGGGCGAGGAGGGGCTGCGGGCGGAGATCGGGCTGCCCCGGGACACGGCGTGGGCGTCCGCCGTCTCCTGCCTCGAGGGCGGGCTCGCGGTGGCGGTGGACTACGCGCACACGGCGGACGCGCGGCCGCCGTTCGGGACGCTCACCGGCTTCCTGGAGGGGCGCGAGACGGCACCCGTGCCGGACGGTTCCCGCGACATCACGGCCCACGTCGCGCTGGACGCGTGCGCGGAGGCGGGAGCAATCGCGGGGAAGGGCGCGGCGCGGGCGCCCGTCGGCGCCCGCCTGCTCACCCAACGCGCCGCACTGCGCGCCCTGGGCATCATGGGCGCACGCCCCCCGCTGGCGCTGGCCTCCACGGACCCCTCCGCGTACGTGCGCGCCCTCGCGGGCGCCGGAGAGGCCGCCGAGCTCATCGCGCCGGGCGGACTGGGCGACTTCGGATGGCTGCTCCAGCCGGTCGGCATTCCCCACCCGCTCGCCCCGGGACCCGAAACCGGCTGA
- a CDS encoding response regulator, protein MAIRVMLVDDQVLLRTGFRMVLAAQPDMEVVAEAGDGVEALQVVRSTPVDVVLMDVRMPKLDGVEATRRICAEAEPPKVLILTTFDLDEYAFSGLKAGASGFMLKDVPPGELLAAIRSVHSGDAVVAPSTTRRLLDRFAPMLPTTGKEPRHKELERLTEREREVMVLVAQGLSNGEIAARLVLSEATVKTHVGRILTKLGLRDRVQVVVLAYETGIVRAGGHG, encoded by the coding sequence ATGGCGATCCGCGTGATGCTCGTCGACGACCAGGTGCTGCTGCGCACCGGGTTCCGGATGGTGCTCGCCGCCCAGCCGGACATGGAGGTCGTGGCGGAGGCGGGCGACGGCGTCGAGGCCCTCCAGGTGGTGCGTTCCACGCCGGTCGACGTCGTGCTCATGGACGTCCGTATGCCGAAGCTGGACGGCGTGGAGGCCACCCGGCGCATCTGCGCCGAGGCCGAACCGCCGAAGGTGCTGATCCTGACCACCTTCGACCTGGACGAGTACGCGTTCTCCGGGCTGAAGGCGGGCGCCTCCGGGTTCATGCTCAAGGACGTGCCGCCGGGCGAGCTCCTCGCCGCCATCCGCTCCGTGCACAGCGGTGACGCGGTGGTCGCCCCGTCCACCACCCGCCGTCTCCTCGACCGGTTCGCGCCGATGCTGCCCACCACCGGCAAGGAGCCCCGCCACAAGGAGCTGGAGCGGCTCACGGAGCGGGAGCGCGAGGTCATGGTGCTGGTCGCCCAGGGGCTGTCCAACGGGGAGATCGCGGCCCGGCTGGTGCTGTCCGAGGCGACCGTGAAGACCCACGTGGGCCGCATCCTGACCAAGCTGGGGCTGCGCGACCGGGTCCAGGTGGTGGTCCTCGCGTATGAGACGGGGATCGTCCGGGCCGGCGGCCACGGCTGA
- a CDS encoding threonine aldolase family protein yields MTYTAEHGEEKSAQQRLRERRAAAYRKAERVLSRDGARGTLRDRLALLHEAAPQVHDLDEPADLYGDGVVAALEERVAGLLGTEAAAFFPTGTMAQQVALRCWAGRTGNPTVALHALSHPEVWERGAFNAVSELRTVRLTREPRLPTADEVRAFEEPFGALMLELPLRDAGYVLPSWEELTEVVEAARERDAVVHFDGARLWETTHHFGRPLREIADLADSVYVSFYKSLDGFGGAALAGPKTLVEEAKTWRHRYGGMVFQQFPTALAALVGLERELPRLPEYVAHARVVAAALREGFAEAGLPWARVHPEVPHTHEFQVWLPYEADVLAEAAALQAEQTKAMLFVGGWSRGGPGLSYTEVTVSAAGLTWTADDVRAAVVDFVGRVAEVVSR; encoded by the coding sequence ATGACGTACACGGCGGAACACGGCGAGGAGAAGTCGGCGCAGCAGCGCCTGCGGGAGCGGCGGGCGGCCGCCTACCGGAAGGCGGAACGCGTCCTGTCGCGCGACGGTGCCCGGGGCACACTGCGGGACCGGCTCGCGCTGCTGCACGAGGCCGCGCCGCAGGTCCACGACCTGGACGAGCCCGCGGACCTCTACGGCGACGGGGTCGTGGCGGCGCTGGAGGAGCGGGTCGCCGGGCTGCTGGGCACGGAGGCCGCGGCGTTCTTCCCGACCGGCACGATGGCCCAGCAGGTCGCCCTGCGCTGCTGGGCGGGACGCACCGGCAACCCCACGGTCGCGCTGCACGCGCTGAGCCATCCCGAGGTGTGGGAGCGGGGCGCCTTCAACGCCGTCAGCGAACTGCGCACGGTCCGGCTGACGCGCGAGCCCCGGCTGCCCACGGCCGACGAGGTGCGCGCCTTCGAGGAGCCCTTCGGGGCGCTGATGCTGGAGCTGCCGCTCAGGGACGCCGGTTATGTGCTGCCCTCCTGGGAGGAGCTGACCGAGGTCGTGGAGGCGGCACGCGAGCGCGACGCGGTGGTGCACTTCGACGGCGCGCGCCTGTGGGAGACGACCCACCACTTCGGCCGCCCCCTGCGGGAGATAGCGGACCTGGCCGACAGCGTCTACGTATCGTTCTACAAGTCCCTCGACGGCTTCGGCGGCGCCGCGCTCGCCGGCCCGAAGACGCTGGTGGAGGAGGCGAAGACGTGGCGGCACCGCTACGGCGGGATGGTCTTCCAGCAGTTCCCCACCGCCCTGGCGGCACTCGTCGGCCTGGAGCGGGAACTGCCCCGGCTGCCGGAGTACGTGGCCCACGCGCGCGTGGTGGCCGCCGCGCTGCGCGAGGGGTTCGCCGAAGCGGGCCTGCCGTGGGCACGCGTGCACCCCGAGGTGCCGCACACGCACGAGTTCCAGGTCTGGCTGCCGTACGAGGCCGATGTGCTCGCCGAAGCGGCGGCGCTCCAGGCCGAGCAGACGAAGGCGATGCTCTTCGTCGGCGGCTGGAGCCGCGGCGGGCCGGGGTTGTCGTACACCGAGGTCACCGTCAGCGCCGCCGGGCTGACGTGGACGGCGGACGACGTGAGGGCGGCGGTCGTGGACTTCGTGGGCCGGGTGGCCGAAGTGGTCAGCAGGTAG
- a CDS encoding DUF5937 family protein, translating into MSLSIDIAGLRPERVAVVPSPLAELGMALHALSEPGHHPGLQGWVTGVTAGLDSHLADRMCEADFLWRTTFSDIFLPYAGIPGRSMLPGATLAEELDLLDKLTDEQFVDSALEFTCAPGYDVPSPSVLADPKLRRRAFELAATRGPRQVRFTQRLLDDPPRVRAWLRQFLEDCDEAFFADVWARVRLPLATDARYKTDLLRHKGLAEALASVSSAVTLDADAARITVDKLVQGRTTTGDGGLLLVPTSLGWPHLMVLHRYGWQPVLHYPVGSPELASPPSVAQLTLRMKALSHPVRMRICRLLARSAYTTTELAQVHGMTAPEISRHLAVLKKAGLLTTRRRGRYVLHQLDVTVVARLGSDFLEGMLR; encoded by the coding sequence ATGAGCCTGAGCATCGACATCGCGGGGCTGCGGCCGGAGAGGGTCGCGGTCGTGCCCTCACCCCTGGCCGAGCTCGGCATGGCGCTGCACGCGCTGTCCGAGCCGGGGCACCATCCCGGCCTTCAGGGCTGGGTCACCGGCGTGACCGCCGGGCTCGACTCGCATCTGGCGGACCGGATGTGCGAGGCCGACTTCCTGTGGCGGACGACGTTCTCGGACATCTTCCTGCCGTACGCGGGCATCCCGGGCAGAAGCATGCTCCCCGGGGCCACGCTCGCCGAGGAGCTCGACCTCCTGGACAAGCTGACGGACGAGCAGTTCGTGGATTCCGCCCTGGAGTTCACCTGCGCGCCCGGGTACGACGTGCCGAGCCCCAGCGTGCTCGCCGACCCGAAGCTGCGCCGGCGCGCCTTCGAACTGGCCGCCACGCGCGGGCCGCGGCAGGTGCGGTTCACTCAGCGGCTGCTCGACGACCCGCCCCGCGTGCGTGCCTGGCTGAGGCAGTTCCTGGAGGACTGCGACGAGGCGTTCTTCGCCGATGTCTGGGCCCGGGTGCGCCTCCCGCTCGCCACGGACGCCCGCTACAAGACGGATCTTCTGCGCCACAAGGGCCTGGCGGAGGCCCTCGCCTCGGTGTCCTCGGCGGTGACGCTCGACGCGGACGCAGCGCGCATCACCGTGGACAAGCTGGTCCAGGGCCGCACCACCACCGGGGACGGCGGCCTGCTGCTGGTGCCGACGAGTCTCGGCTGGCCGCACCTGATGGTGCTGCACCGGTACGGCTGGCAGCCGGTGCTGCACTACCCGGTCGGCTCGCCGGAGCTGGCCTCGCCTCCCTCGGTGGCGCAGCTGACGCTGCGGATGAAGGCGCTGTCCCATCCCGTGCGGATGCGGATCTGCCGCCTGCTGGCCCGCAGCGCGTACACCACGACCGAGCTGGCCCAGGTGCATGGCATGACGGCCCCCGAGATATCCCGGCACCTCGCCGTCCTGAAGAAGGCGGGCCTGCTCACCACCCGTCGGCGCGGCCGCTATGTACTGCACCAGCTCGACGTGACGGTGGTGGCCCGGCTGGGCAGCGACTTCCTGGAAGGGATGCTCCGCTAG